Proteins encoded together in one Vigna angularis cultivar LongXiaoDou No.4 chromosome 5, ASM1680809v1, whole genome shotgun sequence window:
- the LOC108339644 gene encoding cationic peroxidase 1, with protein sequence MSSINTCFYVIVSILSLLAFSSNANLSPYFYARTCPNLQTIVNNTMKQAIATEPRIGASILRLFFHDCFVQGCDASILLDDTATFIGEKTAFPNINSVRGFEVIDNIKHNVEAACNATVSCADILALAARDGVVLLGGPSWKVPLGRRDSRTANKSAANRDLPSPFLNLSALITSFAHKGLTAKDLTALSGGHTIGQAQCQFFRTRIYNETNIDPNFATTRRATCPVSGGNTNLAPLDTVTPTHFDNNYYTNLVNQRGLLHSDQVLFNGGSQDSLVSSYSGNSAAFFKDFVVAMVKMGNISPLTGTNGEIRRNCRVVN encoded by the exons ATGTCTTCCATTAACACTTGTTTCTATGTTATAGtttctattctttctcttttggcTTTTTCAAGCAATGCAAACCTTTCTCCCTACTTTTATGCCAGAACTTGCCCCAACCTTCAAACCATAGTCAACAATACAATGAAACAAGCCATTGCCACAGAACCTAGGATTGGTGCCTCTATTCTTCGCTTGTTTTTTCATGATTGCTTTGTACAA GGCTGTGATGCATCAATTCTATTGGACGACACTGCAACATTCATAGGAGAGAAAACTGCATTTCCTAACATAAATTCAGTGAGGGGCTTCGAAGTTATTGATAACATTAAACACAACGTTGAAGCTGCTTGCAATGCCACTGTGTCTTGTGCTGATATTCTTGCACTTGCCGCAAGAGATGGAGTAGTGCTC CTAGGAGGACCCTCATGGAAAGTGCCTCTTGGAAGAAGAGATTCAAGAACAGCAAATAAGAGTGCAGCCAACAGAGACCTCCCTTCACCTTTCTTAAACCTCTCCGCCCTGATAACCTCGTTTGCACACAAAGGTCTGACAGCAAAGGACCTAACAGCGCTCTCAGGAGGCCACACAATTGGCCAAGCACAGTGCCAATTCTTCAGAACTCGCATATACAACGAAACCAACATTGATCCTAACTTTGCCACCACAAGAAGGGCCACTTGTCCTGTTTCTGGAGGGAACACCAACCTGGCCCCTCTTGACACCGTCACaccaacccattttgacaacaattACTACACTAACCTTGTGAACCAACGTGGCCTTCTCCACTCTGACCAAGTGCTTTTCAATGGTGGCTCTCAAGATTCCCTTGTGAGTAGCTACAGTGGCAATTCTGCTGCCTTTTTCAAGGACTTTGTTGTTGCCATGGTGAAGATGGGCAACATTAGTCCTCTCACTGGGACCAATGGGGAGATCAGAAGAAACTGCAGGGTGGTGAACTGA